A single Marinobacter sp. es.042 DNA region contains:
- a CDS encoding malate:quinone oxidoreductase has product MNVIIIGAGIMGTTFATLAKELAPELDITILERLDGPGAGNSWVFNNAGTGHEANCELNYTPVDEEVISVEKAVKIHAQFNVAKQFWAYLIQKGAIKDPKSFINQTKHCTIVSEPSIQELKLRFNEMSSHHFFEQMRYSEDFDEIKSWIPYTMEERPRHEKMAATVIETGTDVNFGALTEQMAKHAVDDLGVKIEYGTNVKRVHRSPAGSWLVETQSRGVDRRYKADVLFVGAGGGAFPILKKSHLPFARRFTGFPVGGRFLQAEITAEQAEQYRAKTYGKAKVGAPPMSVPHLDLRVSDGRYYLLFGPFASFKPVLERGRGFLDYLRSMRLHDIPSLLNVAIEHFPLVKYLVSETFKGEKSMFEELDSFAPGMSKKFNWKAVEAGQRVQIIRDGDLQMGTEILVSKDKTYGTLLGASPGASVSPEVMLRCLEQLLPSIFTSEEAGKKKKEIFPEDNLDFLAKNPERYREIRDAVNERLGIKQSASQQD; this is encoded by the coding sequence ATGAACGTAATTATCATTGGCGCAGGGATCATGGGCACAACTTTCGCGACTCTAGCGAAAGAACTGGCACCGGAACTGGATATCACCATTCTCGAAAGACTGGATGGCCCCGGGGCAGGCAATTCCTGGGTGTTCAATAACGCCGGAACCGGGCACGAGGCGAACTGTGAGCTGAACTATACGCCGGTGGACGAAGAGGTTATTTCTGTCGAAAAGGCGGTGAAGATTCACGCTCAGTTCAATGTGGCCAAGCAGTTCTGGGCGTACCTGATCCAGAAAGGGGCCATCAAAGACCCCAAATCGTTTATCAACCAGACCAAGCACTGCACCATCGTCTCCGAGCCGTCTATTCAGGAACTGAAGCTCCGGTTCAATGAGATGTCGTCCCACCATTTCTTCGAACAGATGCGTTACTCCGAGGATTTCGACGAGATCAAGAGCTGGATTCCATACACCATGGAGGAGCGGCCCAGACACGAGAAAATGGCGGCGACTGTTATCGAGACGGGCACGGACGTCAACTTTGGCGCCCTCACAGAGCAAATGGCCAAGCATGCTGTTGACGATCTTGGGGTGAAAATTGAATACGGGACGAACGTCAAGCGAGTGCATCGCAGCCCCGCCGGAAGCTGGCTTGTGGAAACTCAGAGCAGGGGCGTTGATCGCCGCTATAAGGCCGACGTTCTTTTCGTCGGTGCCGGCGGCGGTGCCTTCCCGATCCTTAAAAAGAGCCACTTGCCTTTCGCGCGCCGCTTCACCGGTTTTCCCGTGGGCGGACGGTTCCTGCAGGCCGAGATCACCGCCGAACAGGCCGAGCAGTACAGAGCGAAAACTTACGGAAAGGCGAAAGTGGGTGCGCCTCCGATGTCCGTTCCCCATCTGGACCTCCGGGTTTCGGATGGAAGGTATTATCTTCTGTTTGGTCCTTTTGCATCGTTTAAACCGGTGCTGGAGAGGGGCCGGGGGTTCCTGGACTACCTCCGATCCATGCGCCTCCACGATATCCCGAGCTTGTTGAATGTCGCCATTGAGCACTTCCCGTTGGTCAAATATCTGGTTTCAGAGACCTTCAAGGGTGAAAAGAGCATGTTCGAGGAGCTGGACAGTTTCGCACCGGGCATGAGCAAGAAGTTCAACTGGAAAGCAGTTGAGGCCGGGCAGCGGGTTCAGATCATCCGCGACGGAGATCTGCAAATGGGCACAGAGATCCTCGTCTCGAAAGACAAGACCTACGGCACGCTCCTGGGTGCATCGCCTGGTGCGTCGGTATCGCCGGAAGTCATGCTACGTTGCCTTGAACAGCTTTTGCCGTCTATTTTTACCAGTGAGGAAGCCGGCAAAAAGAAAAAAGAGATATTCCCCGAGGACAATCTGGATTTCCTGGCGAAAAATCCCGAGCGTTACCGGGAGATCCGGGATGCCGTCAATGAACGGCTAGGGATCAAGCAGTCGGCATCGCAGCAGGACTGA
- a CDS encoding thiamine pyrophosphate-dependent dehydrogenase E1 component subunit alpha: protein MTTTKSKVVYSPVFTDGAEFRIPTFKLLKQDGKLYKSAKAPDLDKDKALRIYRAMVTTRILDERMLAAQRQGRLSFYMQCTGEEAAVIGSAAALDDGDMIMAQYREQGALAYRGFTIDEFMNQLFGNEMDYGKGRQMPVHYGSKKLNYMTISSPLATQIPQAAGYAYGQKLRGEGLCTITYFGEGAASEGDFHAALNMAAVHRVPVIFLCRNNGYAISTPAAEQFAADGVAPRAYGYKMDVIRVDGNDILAMYQATQEARKLAVEHNRPVLIEAMSYRLAAHSSSDDPSGYRSKDEEAVWREKDPILRMRLWLESKKWWSEDDEKQLQENMRREVLETMKRAQKRPPPPLESLVSDVYDKVPPALAEQFEKLKAHIGRHPDEYPKSAEHAKGGA, encoded by the coding sequence ATGACAACAACAAAGTCCAAAGTTGTGTATTCCCCAGTGTTTACCGACGGTGCGGAGTTCCGGATTCCCACCTTCAAGCTCCTGAAACAGGACGGCAAGCTCTACAAGAGCGCCAAAGCTCCTGATCTCGACAAAGACAAGGCCCTCCGTATATACCGGGCCATGGTCACTACCCGAATTCTTGACGAGCGAATGCTTGCTGCCCAACGGCAGGGCAGGTTGAGCTTTTACATGCAGTGCACCGGTGAAGAAGCTGCAGTGATCGGCAGTGCGGCAGCACTGGATGATGGCGACATGATCATGGCGCAGTACCGGGAGCAAGGTGCCCTGGCCTACCGCGGCTTTACCATTGATGAATTCATGAACCAGTTGTTCGGCAACGAGATGGACTACGGCAAGGGCCGCCAGATGCCGGTCCACTATGGCTCGAAGAAGCTGAACTACATGACCATTTCCTCGCCGCTGGCTACCCAGATTCCCCAGGCCGCGGGCTATGCCTATGGTCAGAAACTCCGGGGCGAAGGTCTCTGCACCATTACCTATTTTGGTGAAGGCGCTGCCTCGGAAGGCGACTTTCACGCTGCCCTGAACATGGCTGCGGTTCATCGGGTGCCGGTGATCTTCCTGTGCCGCAACAACGGGTACGCCATTTCCACGCCGGCCGCCGAACAGTTTGCTGCCGACGGCGTTGCACCCCGGGCTTACGGTTACAAGATGGACGTGATCCGGGTGGATGGGAACGACATTCTTGCCATGTATCAGGCCACTCAGGAAGCCCGCAAACTGGCCGTGGAACACAACCGTCCGGTATTGATCGAGGCCATGAGCTATCGCCTGGCCGCCCACTCCTCCTCGGACGACCCCTCCGGCTATCGCAGCAAGGATGAAGAGGCCGTTTGGCGCGAGAAAGATCCTATCCTGCGTATGCGCCTCTGGCTGGAAAGCAAGAAATGGTGGAGTGAGGACGACGAAAAGCAGCTGCAGGAAAACATGCGCCGCGAAGTACTGGAAACGATGAAACGTGCCCAGAAGCGTCCACCACCGCCGCTCGAATCCCTGGTAAGCGACGTCTACGACAAAGTGCCACCTGCCCTGGCTGAGCAGTTCGAAAAATTGAAAGCGCACATCGGCCGTCACCCGGACGAATACCCGAAGAGTGCCGAACACGCCAAGGGAGGAGCTTGA
- a CDS encoding alpha-ketoacid dehydrogenase subunit beta, with the protein MSKMNMLQAINNALDIAMAEDERVLCFGEDVGVFGGVFRATSNLQQKYGKARCFNTPLVEQGIIGFANGLAAQGSVPVAEIQFADYIFPAFDQIVNESAKFRYRSGNLFNVGGLTIRAPYGGGIAGGLYHSQSPEAYFAHTPGLKIVVPRNPHQAKGLLLAAIHDPNPTLLFEPKRLYRASVGEVPDEDYRLPLGEAEVTKEGTDVTILGWGAQMEVIDQAVERAEKDGISCEVIDLRTILPWDVETVANSVFKTGRLVVTHEAPLTGGFAGEIAATIQERCFLYLESPIARVTGMDTPFPLVLEKEHLPNHLKVYEAIRASVEF; encoded by the coding sequence ATGTCGAAGATGAATATGCTCCAGGCCATCAACAATGCCCTCGACATTGCGATGGCAGAGGACGAGCGGGTTCTGTGCTTCGGTGAGGATGTGGGCGTGTTTGGCGGCGTTTTCCGTGCAACCAGTAACCTGCAACAGAAATACGGCAAGGCCCGTTGCTTTAACACGCCTCTGGTAGAGCAAGGCATCATCGGGTTTGCCAACGGCCTGGCCGCACAGGGTTCGGTGCCGGTGGCAGAGATCCAGTTTGCCGACTACATTTTCCCGGCCTTCGATCAGATCGTGAACGAATCCGCGAAGTTCCGCTATCGCTCAGGGAACCTGTTCAACGTGGGCGGCCTGACTATTCGCGCCCCCTACGGCGGCGGCATTGCCGGCGGCCTTTACCACTCCCAATCACCGGAAGCCTACTTTGCCCATACCCCGGGCCTGAAAATCGTTGTACCGCGCAACCCGCATCAGGCCAAAGGGCTGCTGCTTGCCGCTATCCACGATCCCAACCCGACCCTGCTCTTTGAGCCCAAGCGCCTGTACCGGGCCTCGGTGGGTGAGGTGCCGGATGAAGACTATCGCCTGCCCCTGGGCGAAGCCGAAGTCACCAAGGAAGGCACGGACGTGACGATTCTGGGCTGGGGCGCCCAGATGGAAGTGATCGACCAGGCGGTGGAACGGGCCGAGAAAGATGGCATCTCCTGTGAGGTCATCGACCTCAGGACCATTCTGCCCTGGGATGTGGAAACCGTGGCCAACTCCGTGTTCAAGACCGGACGGCTGGTGGTCACCCACGAAGCTCCCCTGACCGGCGGATTCGCCGGTGAAATCGCCGCCACGATTCAGGAGCGCTGTTTCCTGTATCTGGAGTCTCCGATCGCACGGGTAACCGGGATGGACACCCCCTTCCCGCTGGTGCTGGAAAAAGAGCACCTGCCCAACCACCTGAAGGTCTATGAGGCCATCAGGGCGAGCGTTGAATTCTAG
- a CDS encoding dihydrolipoyllysine-residue acetyltransferase: protein MSDFILPDIGEGIVECELVKWLVIEGDVIEEDQPVAEVMTDKALVEIPAPYKGRVTRLYYKEGDIAKVHAPLFELVDESESSGQASAASSPGPAEAKPAPEAEKQPASGAKSDDNATEDFILPDIGEGIVECEVVEWRVAEGDEIEEDQPVVDVMTDKAMVEITAPKAGRVTKLYHQQQAMAKVHAPLFAFIPRDREESEEARTKPEPAAQLSTATASPVAAASRQRIPASPAVRRLVREHELNLSDIKGSGKDGRVLKADVLAHIEEGPKQTHVQAQKQAPADDAQTATTSSARRAPAAEQEARVEPIRGIKAAMAKSMVKSATTIPHFIYSEDIDVTDLLKLREQLKPEAEARGSRLTLMPFFMKAMALAVQEFPVLNSQLNDDVTEIHYLPQCNIGMAVDGKAGLTVPNIKGVESLSLLGIADEVARLTEAARSGRASQEDLKGGTITISNIGALGGTYTAPIINAPEVAIVALGRTQKLPRFDANGQVVERAIMTVSWAGDHRIIDGGTIARFCNRWKGYLESPQTMLLHMG from the coding sequence ATGAGTGATTTTATACTGCCCGATATCGGCGAAGGTATCGTGGAATGTGAACTGGTCAAATGGCTGGTTATTGAAGGCGATGTGATTGAAGAAGATCAACCAGTCGCCGAGGTAATGACCGACAAGGCCCTGGTGGAGATTCCTGCACCCTACAAAGGCCGCGTGACACGCCTCTACTACAAGGAGGGCGACATCGCCAAAGTCCATGCCCCGCTGTTCGAGCTGGTGGATGAAAGCGAAAGCAGTGGCCAGGCGTCAGCGGCCAGTTCTCCGGGACCTGCCGAAGCAAAGCCGGCTCCCGAGGCGGAAAAACAGCCGGCCTCCGGCGCCAAATCGGACGATAACGCCACCGAAGACTTTATCCTGCCGGATATCGGCGAAGGTATCGTTGAGTGCGAAGTGGTGGAATGGCGTGTGGCCGAAGGTGACGAAATCGAGGAAGACCAGCCTGTTGTGGACGTTATGACCGACAAGGCCATGGTCGAGATTACCGCACCCAAAGCCGGGCGCGTGACCAAGCTTTACCATCAACAGCAGGCCATGGCCAAGGTTCATGCCCCGCTGTTTGCGTTCATTCCCCGGGATCGGGAAGAGTCGGAGGAAGCTAGAACCAAACCGGAGCCCGCGGCCCAACTCTCAACCGCGACAGCCTCGCCTGTCGCTGCGGCCAGCCGACAGCGTATTCCGGCCAGCCCTGCCGTTCGCCGCCTGGTTCGAGAGCATGAACTCAACCTCTCGGATATTAAGGGATCCGGCAAAGATGGTCGTGTGCTGAAAGCCGATGTACTGGCTCATATCGAGGAAGGCCCGAAACAGACCCACGTCCAGGCCCAAAAACAGGCTCCCGCCGACGATGCGCAAACGGCCACCACCAGCAGTGCCCGCAGGGCGCCTGCCGCCGAACAGGAAGCGCGAGTCGAACCCATCCGCGGGATAAAAGCTGCAATGGCGAAAAGCATGGTCAAATCGGCCACCACCATTCCTCACTTTATCTACAGCGAGGATATTGATGTCACCGATCTGCTCAAGCTTCGGGAACAACTGAAACCGGAGGCAGAAGCGCGGGGCTCAAGGCTGACGCTCATGCCCTTCTTCATGAAGGCCATGGCCCTGGCGGTTCAGGAATTCCCGGTACTCAACAGCCAGCTCAACGATGACGTCACGGAGATTCACTACCTGCCCCAGTGCAATATCGGTATGGCGGTGGATGGCAAAGCCGGCCTGACGGTGCCGAACATCAAAGGCGTGGAAAGCCTCTCGTTGTTGGGCATTGCCGACGAGGTTGCGCGCCTGACCGAGGCGGCCCGATCTGGCCGCGCCAGCCAGGAAGACCTCAAGGGCGGCACCATTACGATCTCCAACATTGGCGCATTGGGCGGAACTTACACCGCACCCATTATCAACGCGCCGGAAGTGGCCATTGTTGCCCTGGGGCGCACCCAGAAACTGCCCCGGTTTGACGCCAACGGCCAAGTGGTGGAACGCGCTATCATGACGGTGAGCTGGGCCGGCGATCATCGCATTATCGACGGCGGCACCATCGCCCGGTTCTGCAACCGCTGGAAGGGCTACCTGGAATCGCCCCAAACCATGCTCCTGCATATGGGCTGA